The genomic stretch AGTTTGGTTTCACTGTAAAACTCTGCCATCTTGCTGATAAATTTATAGAGATCGTTAAGAATCCAAAATACGGGCATGGAAAGAACATGAATCCCTGCATAGACTGCCGAATACTCATGCTCAGAGAGGCAAAGGAATTCATGAAACTCACAGGTGCGGATTTTATAATCACTGGAGAGGTCCTGGGTCAGAGACCTATGAGTCAGAGAAAGGAGACCCTGTCACTCATTGACAGAGAGGCAGGTCTTGAGGCTGTCTCTTATACACA from Thermodesulfovibrionales bacterium encodes the following:
- a CDS encoding 7-cyano-7-deazaguanine synthase, which produces MKKPRAVALYSGGLDSTLAILVMLRQGVEVTALTFLTHFGCDISDRSSCSKNPFRAAEQFGFTVKLCHLADKFIEIVKNPKYGHGKNMNPCIDCRILMLREAKEFMKLTGADFIITGEVLGQRPMSQRKETLSLIDREAGLEAVSYT